The Daucus carota subsp. sativus chromosome 9, DH1 v3.0, whole genome shotgun sequence genome window below encodes:
- the LOC108202955 gene encoding AP-1 complex subunit mu-2 — protein sequence MSGAASALFILDIKGRVLVWRDYRGDVTAVQAEKCFTKLIDKEGEPDTQNPVVHDDGITYMFIQHNNVYLMAASRQNCNAASIFLFLHRVVDVFKHYFEELEEESLRDNFVVVYELLDEMMDFGYPQYTEAKILSEFIKTDAYRMEVTQRPPMAVTNAVSWRSEGIRYKKNEVFLDVVESVNILVNSNGQIIRSEVIGALKMRTYLSGMPECKLGLNDRVLLEAQGRATKGKAIDLDDIKFHQCVRLSRFENDRTISFIPPDGSFDLMTYRLSTQVKPLIWVEAQVERHSRSRMEIMVKARSQFKERSTATNVEIELPVPSDAINPNLRTSMGSASYAPENDALLWKIKSFPGGKEYMLRAEFNLPSITDEEAAPERKAPIRVKFEIPYFTVSGIQVRYLKIIEKSGYQALPWVRYITMAGEYELRLM from the exons ATGTCAGGTGCGGCCTCGGCGCTGTTCATTCTCGACATCAAAGGCCGCGTGCTCGTGTGGCGCGATTACCGAGGCGATGTCACCGCCGTCCAAGCTGAAAAATGCTTCACCAAGCTCATCGACAAAGAG GGAGAACCAGATACACAGAATCCAGTTGTGCATGATGATGGCATAACTTATATGTTTATACAACACAATAATGTGTATTTGATGGCTGCATCGAGGCAGAACTGTAATGCTGCCAGTATATTCTTATTTCTACACCGCGTAGTTGAT GTATTTAAGCATTATTTCGAGGAGTTAGAAGAGGAATCACTTAGAGATAATTTCGTTGTAGTG TATGAGTTACTTGATGAAATGATGGACTTTGGTTATCCCCAATATACTGAGGCGAAGATTCTTAGTGAGTTTATTAAGACTGATGCATACAGGATGGAAGTTACACAGAGGCCCCCTATGGCAGTGACAAATGCAGTGTCATGGCGAAGTGAAGGAATTCGTTACAAGAAGAATGAA GTATTTCTAGATGTCGTTGAGAGTGTTAATATACTTGTAAACAGCAATGGACAGATAATCAGATCTGAAGTTATTGGTGCATTAAAGATGCGAACATATTTGAG TGGTATGCCTGAGTGCAAACTTGGGCTAAATGATAGAGTTTTACTAGAAGCGCAAGGACGAGCAACCAAGGGAAAGGCCATTGACTTGGATGATATCAAATTCCATCA GTGTGTGCGTCTTTCTCGATTTGAAAACGACCGGACAATATCATTTATACCCCCTGATGGGTCTTTTGATCTAATGACATATAGACTTAGCACTCAG GTTAAGCCTCTGATATGGGTGGAAGCTCAAGTGGAGAGGCATTCTAGAAGTCGTATGGAAATCATGGTAAAAGCGAGGAGCCAGTTCAAGGAAAGAAG CACTGCAACAAATGTTGAAATTGAGTTGCCTGTGCCATCTGATGCCATCAACCCAAATCTACGAACATCAATGGGATCTGCTTCTTATGCACCTGAAAATGATGCATTGCTTTGGAAAATCAAATCATTTCCAGGTGGTAAG GAATATATGTTGAGAGCAGAGTTTAATCTTCCTAGTATCACAGACGAAGAAGCAGCTCCGGAGAGAAAGGCTCCCATACGAGTGAAGTTCGAGATACCATATTTTACTGTTTCAGGAATACAG GTCCGATACCTGAAGATCATTGAGAAGAGTGGCTATCAGGCTCTGCCATGGGTGAGATACATAACAATGGCAGGTGAATATGAATTGCGACTCATGTGA
- the LOC108201916 gene encoding protein POOR HOMOLOGOUS SYNAPSIS 1, whose protein sequence is MAGNSSASMELAIIDKNKANLSSIRDLYEVEYSRFFTPHSHSPDSSSSHPSLTPLRSSRGSWISSDILASLRLFAAAFDRRGFVLLVSLGRKVLEEHYISKLHITWPQVSCLSGYPARGSRVVLLSYKDSAGQIHKFALRFLSVYETEQFISSLKEILDDSSDVGEPSSNFGSAQSPPSECVISSGSPYRPTKDWSPAPSTNTQSQRMSPILNPDALQTSNPPEPIYYNPVEATHPNFPPSFTSLLLNCNPAVHQAAAQVQPSLSEDADLKDQIARYMEDSSFQDMLMKVQKVFSEIDDLTIG, encoded by the exons ATGGCGGGAAACTCTTCAGCGTCAATGGAGCTAGCAATAATTGACAAAAACAAAGCCAATTTGAGCTCAATCAGAGACCTCTACGAAGTCGAGTACTCTCGCTTCTTCACTCCTCATTCTCATTCTCCTGATTCATCATCATCTCATCCGTCTCTCACTCCTCTCCGATCTTCCCGCGGCTCCTGGATCTCCTCCGATATTCTCGCCTCGCTTCGCCTCTTCGCTGCTGCTTTCGATCGGCGCGGCTTCGTTCTCCTCGTCTCTCTCGGTCGCAAAGTTCTC GAAGAGCACTACATCTCAAAGCTGCATATTACATGGCCTCAGGTGTCATGTTTATCTGGATACCCTGCCAGGGGAAGCAGAGTTGTACTCTTAAGTTACAAAGACTCTGCAGGCCAG ATCCATAAATTTGCTCTTCGCTTTTTGTCGGTCTATGAAACAGAACAGTTTATAAGCTCATTAAAG GAGATCTTGGACGATTCAAGTGATGTTGGAGAGCCCTCTAGCAACTTTGGGTCTGCTCAATCACCTCCATCAGAGTGCGTCATTTCAAGTGGATCTCCATATAG ACCTACCAAGGATTGGAGCCCTGCACCTTCTACAAATACTCAGTCCCAACGAATGTCACCAATTTTGAATCCTGATGCTCTCCAAACCTCAAACCCACCAGAACCCATATATTACAATCCTGTTGAGGCTACTCATCCTAATTTTCCTCCCAGCTTCACATCGTTACTGTTGAACTGTAACCCTGCTGTTCATCAAG cTGCTGCACAAGTGCAGCCATCTCTCTCTGAGGATGCGGATCTGAAAGATCAAATTGCG AGGTATATGGAGGACTCTTCCTTTCAAG ATATGCTGATGAAAGTACAGAAGGTCTTCAGTGAAATAGACGATTTGACGATAGGCTAA